From the genome of Malus sylvestris chromosome 6, drMalSylv7.2, whole genome shotgun sequence, one region includes:
- the LOC126625255 gene encoding LRR receptor-like serine/threonine-protein kinase FEI 2 produces MGIFLVKWRGLWLLYILLLYITMNEIRAISPDGEALLSFRTAVVSSDGILLRWRPEDPDPCNWKGVKCDNKTKRVIYLSLAGHKLSGFIPPDLGKLDQLTILALHNNNFYGTIPSDLGNCTQLERIYLQGNYLSGLIPSELGKLSDLQFLDISSNSLSGNIPLSLGKLDKLVALNVSNNFLVGPIPSDGVLTNLPESSFDGNRGLCGKQINLVCKDVPGESPNSQSPSSELNQGGKKKYSGRLLISASATVGALLLVALMCFWGCFLYKKFGKHDSKGLAMDVREGASIVMFHGDLPYSSKDIIKKLETLNEEHIIGVGGFGTVYKLAMDDDKVFALKRIVKMNEGFDRFFERELEILGSIKHRYLVNLRGYCNSPTSKLLIYDFLSGGSLDEALHERSEQLDWDARLNIIMGAAKGLAYLHHDCSPRIIHRDIKSSNILLDGNLEARVSDFGLAKLLEDEESHITTIVAGTFGYLAPEYMQSGRATEKTDVYSFGVLVLEVLSGKRPTDASFIEKGFNIVGWLNFLVTENRQREIVDPQCEGVQTESLDALLSVAIQCVSSTSEDRPSMHRVVQLLESEVMTPCPSDFYDSSSD; encoded by the exons ATGGGCATCTTTTTGGTGAAATGGAGAGGGCTCTGGCTTCTTTACATTCTACTGCTTTATATAACAATGAATGAAATCAGAGCTATTAGTCCTGATG GTGAGGCACTTTTAAGCTTCAGGACAGCAGTTGTTAGTTCAGATGGTATCCTTCTTCGATGGAGACCAGAAGATCCTGATCCATGTAATTGGAAAGGAGTGAAATGTGAtaacaaaacaaagagagtaATCTACTT GAGTCTTGCTGGTCACAAATTGAGTGGATTTATACCTCCAGACCTTGGGAAGCTAGATCAGCTTACGATTTT AGCTCTTCATAACAACAACTTTTATGGGACTATTCCTTCAGACCTGGGGAATTGCACACAGTTGGAGAGAAT ATACTTGCAGGGTAATTACTTGAGTGGATTAATTCCAAGTGAATtgggaaagctttcagacctccaATTCTT AGATATTTCAAGTAACTCTCTCAGTGGAAATATTCCTTTGTCACTAGGGAAGTTGGATAAGCTTGTTGCGCT CAATGTGTCAAACAATTTTCTGGTTGGACCAATACCATCTGATGGAGTGCTTACCAACTTACCTGAAAGCTC CTTTGATGGAAATCGTGGTTTGTGTGGGAAACAAATCAATCTGGTATGCAAAGATGTCCCTGGGGAATCACCAAATTCCCAATCTCCAAGCTCAG AGCTAAATCaaggtggaaagaagaaatACTCTGGTAGGCTACTTATTAGTGCGTCAGCAACTGTGGGTGCACTTCTTTTGGTGGCTCTCATGTGTTTTTGGGGTTGCTTTCTTTATAAAAAGTTTGGTAAACATGACAGTAAAGGTCTTGCAATGGATGTTAGGGAAG GCGCATCAATTGTAATGTTTCATGGGGATTTGCCGTACTCTTCTAAAGACATAATTAAGAAATTAGAGACTTTGAATGAGGAACATATTATTGGTGTTGGTGGCTTTGGAACAGTGTACAAGCTTGCAATGGATGACGACAAAGTATTTGCATTAAAAAGAATTGTAAAGATGAATGAGGGGTTTGATCGTTTTTTCGAGAGGGAGCTAGAAATTCTTGGAAGTATAAAACACCGGTACCTAGTGAATTTGAGGGGCTATTGCAATTCTCCAACATCAAAGTTGTTAATCTATGATTTCCTATCTGGTGGAAGCCTTGATGAAGCTCTTCATG AAAGATCTGAGCAGCTTGATTGGGATGCACGATTGAATATTATTATGGGAGCAGCAAAAGGCCTGGCCTACTTGCATCATGATTGCTCACCTAGGATCATACATCGAGACATAAAGTCAAGCAACATTTTACTTGATGGAAATCTTGAGGCACGAGTTTCTGACTTTGGACTAGCCAAACTGTTGGAGGACGAAGAATCTCACATTACGACAATTGTTGCAGGAACATTTGGTTATCTGGCGccag AGTATATGCAAAGTGGTAGAGCAACTGAAAAGACTGATGTTTATAGTTTTGGGGTCCTGGTGCTTGAAGTATTAAGTGGAAAACGACCCACAGATGCATCATTCATTGAGAAGGGCTTCAACATTGTTGGCTGG TTAAATTTTCTGGTCACAGAAAATAGGCAAAGAGAAATTGTTGATCCACAGTGTGAGGGGGTGCAAACTGAAAGCCTTGACGCCCTGCTCTCTGTCGCCATTCAATGCGTTTCTTCAACTTCAGAAGATCGACCCTCTATGCACAGGGTGGTCCAGCTGCTTGAATCCGAAGTCATGACACCGTGCCCTAGTGACTTCTACGATTCCAGCTCTGACTAA
- the LOC126625257 gene encoding SH3 domain-containing protein 2, translating into MESIRKQASKLREQVAKQQQAVLKRLGNLGNEAVMIDEEELMCHQKLQDLYNSTRATKHFQRSVVRGVEAFISTSSKQMEIVRKLAENCCKYGAENQSTSTHLARGSEYFGTSYNSIEDEREAFLKVLGEQVAEPLRAQIAGAPLEDARHLTHRYDKLRQEVEAQVADVLRRRLKFSSVSVESSVKLQNAEARLTELKSSTVALGKEATAAMLSVEDQQQQMTFHKLRTMVDAERSFHQHALAILDKLHSEMILEKPPNEFSSQSVEVHHDTISNISDDHGQLNQDGTFFIARAIHPFEAQADGELNLSVDDYVVVRQVGSNGWSEGESNGKAGWFPSAYIERQEKAPSGKLM; encoded by the exons ATGGAGTCCATACGGAAGCAAGCCAGTAAGCTCAGGGAGCAAGTCGCAAAGCAACAGCAG GCTGTGTTGAAACGGTTGGGAAATTTAGGTAATGAAGCTGTTATGATTGATGAAGAGGAACTTATGTGTCACCAAAAACTTCAGGATTTGTATAATTCTACGAGGGCTACAAAG CATTTTCAGCGGAGTGTTGTTCGGGGGGTTGAGGCTTTTATTTCTACTAgctcaaaacaaatggaaaTAG TGAGAAAGTTAGCTGAAAATTGCTGCAAATATGGAGCTGAAAATCAAAGCACTAGCACTCATCTAGCAAGGGGTTCTGAATACTTTGGCACTTCATATAATTCAATTGAAGATGAGAGAGAGGCTTTTCTTAAGGTCCTTGGTGAGCAG GTTGCTGAACCTTTACGGGCACAAATAGCAGGGGCTCCTTTGGAGGATGCTCGTCACTTGACTCATCGTTATGATAAATTGCGACAGGAGGTGGAAGCCCAG GTGGCTGATGTATTGAGGCGTCGATTGAAATTCTCTTCAGTATCTGTAGAGAGTTCTGTGAAGCTTCAAAATGCAGAAGCAAGATTGACAGAGCTTAAATCTTCTACAGTGGCACTTGGGAAAGAAGCAACTGCCGCAATGTTGTCAGTTGAGGATCAGCAACAACAGATGACTTTTCATAAGCTTCGTACTATG GTTGATGCGGAGAGATCATTTCATCAACATGCTCTTGCTATTTTAGACAAGCTACATTCTGAG ATGATTCTGGAGAAGCCACCAAATGAATTCTCATCGCAATCGGTGGAAGTGCATCATGATACTATTTCAAATATATCTGATGATCATGGACAACTTAACCAAGATGGCACTTTCTTCATTGCAAGA GCTATTCACCCGTTTGAGGCTCAAGCGGATGGAGAGTTGAATCTGTCCGTTGATGATTATGTTGTAGTTCGTCAG GTCGGCTCTAATGGATGGTCTGAAGGAGAAAGCAACGGCAAGGCCGGATGGTTTCCATCTGCATATATAGAGAGGCAGGAGAAAGCGCCATCCGGCAAGTTAATGTAA
- the LOC126625256 gene encoding aspartic proteinase CDR1-like, which yields MATFALSACNMIHFPLAVLAYFTLLTLANSHGFTADLIHRDSPLSPWYNSSVSRYDRLHNAFRRSVTRANHFVKPIITSLSSSSSANIQSRIISSAGEYLMNVSIGTPPVEVLGIADTGSDLIWTQCKPCKQCFNQNPPLFDPKKSSTYRSIPCQSNSCTYLEEASCSTEDNEGHETCDYSYHYGDRSFTRGTLAVETFTIGSTSGRPVSLPKILFGCGHQNGGTFDESGSGLIGLGGGPLSLVSQLTKSTNGGKFSYCLVPLASNSKNSNNNLASKISFGSAGIVSGAGAVSTPIVAKQPDTFYYLTLEAISVGEKRLAYKTKSSPNFEDDVAVAANEGNIIIDSGTTLTLLPPGFYEDLESALEVAINAERVSDPKGILSLCFRSESDDIGVPVITAHFKGADVKLQAVNTFARIEDDLVCLTMIPSSDVAIFGNLAQINFLVGYDLEERTVSFKPADCTEH from the coding sequence ATGGCGACCTTCGCCCTTtctgcttgcaatatgattcaTTTTCCACTTGCCGTACTAGCATATTTCACTTTGCTCACGCTAGCCAATAGCCACGGTTTCACTGCCGATCTCATACACCGTGATTCTCCGCTCTCTCCCTGGTACAATTCATCCGTCTCTCGTTACGATCGCTTGCATAATGCCTTTCGCCGTTCTGTCACTCGTGCCAATCACTTCGTCAAGCCAATAATCACCTCATTATCGTCGTCGTCATCAGCAAATATCCAGTCCAGAATAATATCAAGTGCTGGAGAATACCTAATGAACGTATCAATTGGGACCCCACCAGTTGAAGTTCTCGGAATAGCTGACACAGGCAGTGATCTCATCTGGACTCAATGCAAGCCATGCAAGCAATGCTTCAACCAAAACCCTCCTCTCTTCGATCCCAAGAAATCGTCAACCTACCGCTCCATCCCGTGTCAGTCCAATTCATGTACTTATCTCGAAGAAGCCTCCTGCAGCACCGAAGACAACGAAGGTCATGAAACGTGTGACTATAGCTATCATTACGGAGACCGCTCTTTCACTAGAGGGACTCTAGCTGTTGAGACCTTCACCATTGGATCAACTTCTGGCCGTCCAGTTTCACTCCCGAAAATTCTCTTCGGTTGTGGACATCAAAATGGTGGCACATTTGATGAGTCCGGTTCTGGCTTGATTGGCCTCGGTGGAGGCCCTCTTTCCCTCGTTTCTCAGCTGACTAAATCGACCAACGGAGGGAAATTTTCCTACTGTCTGGTGCCCCTGGCATCGAATAGTAAGAATTCAAACAATAACTTGGCGAGCAAGATAAGTTTTGGCAGTGCTGGCATTGTTTCAGGTGCCGGTGCTGTTTCAACACCTATAGTTGCTAAACAGCCCGACACTTTCTATTACCTCACGCTCGAGGCCATTAGCGTTGGAGAGAAGCGGTTGGCCTACAAAACCAAATCATCACCGAACTTTGAGGATGACGTCGCTGTTGCTGCCAATGAGGGCAACATTATCATCGACTCGGGGACTACTTTGACCCTCCTTCCACCTGGATTTTACGAGGATTTGGAATCGGCGTTGGAGGTTGCCATTAACGCAGAGAGGGTTAGTGATCCGAAGGGGATTCTGAGCCTTTGCTTCCGAAGCGAAAGCGATGACATTGGTGTTCCGGTCATAACTGCACATTTCAAGGGTGCGGATGTAAAGTTGCAGGCAGTGAACACATTTGCCAGAATCGAGGACGATTTGGTTTGCTTGACAATGATACCGTCGAGTGACGTGGCGATATTTGGTAACTTGGCTCAAATCAACTTCCTGGTGGGATATGACCTTGAAGAAAGAACTGTGTCGTTTAAGCCGGCTGATTGCACCGAGCATTGA